The following are encoded in a window of Hippoglossus hippoglossus isolate fHipHip1 chromosome 23, fHipHip1.pri, whole genome shotgun sequence genomic DNA:
- the LOC117757726 gene encoding uncharacterized protein LOC117757726 has protein sequence MNLVLFLLCSGFVHFAAAANRFRRFYLTDTEQRSREDSLEICKNHNMSFVTLYDEADAQSLYEFVSNRRGHTAWLGLRRIRENVTTWSNGDPYTFNLPNVAVNAGKQRCGAVENNVYKDLGCYMSLHFMCYKGDEYHLIENLTKDWCQAQQYCRRHFDDLVSINDETQKTQVVDKGRDKTFWIGLLHDEWEWQDESCSTYRSWEYQGPSDHCTAQGRSSPALYDFSCSSILKSLCSKGKVRIVVITEKLTWQNALDYCLANHSGLLQIENKSDQEDVVEILKNFNVEGPFWIGLSQSRVFGFWIWSNRWVTYSNWVNNQTLEMPLSENCGVFNLTVRTRVLELLSLLFIAHSRLSPSTGAQLTSLTIYIKSR, from the exons ATGaaccttgtgttgttcctgctgtgttcag GATTTGTTCACTTTGCAGCTGCAGCTAATCGTTTCCGACGGTTCTACCTTACTGACACAGAGCAACGCAGTCGGGAAGATTCGTTAGAGATATGTAAAAATCATAATATGTCATTTGTGACTCTGTACGATGAGGCGGATGCCCAGTCTCTTTATGAATTTGTCTCGAATCGTCGAGGTCATACCGCCTGGCTCGGTCTTCGAAGGATTCGAGAGAACGTCACCACTTGGTCGAACGGCGACCCTTATACATTCAATCTACCAAATGTGGCTGTAAATGCAGGGAAGCAAAGATGTGGAGCTGTCGAAAATAACGTATATAAGGATTTGGGCTGTTACATGAGTTTACATTTCATGTGCTACAAGG GAGATGAATACCACCTGATTGAAAATTTGACAAAGGACTGGTGTCAGGCACAGCAGTACTGCAGAAGACACTTCGATGACCTAGTCAGCATCAATGATGAAACCCAAAAAACACAAGTGGTCGACAAAGGACGAGACAAAACCTTTTGGATTGGACTCCTGCACGATGAATGGGAGTGGCAGGACGAGAGCTGCTCGACGTACAGATCGTGGGAATACCAAGGACCATCAGATCATTGTACAGCTCAGGGACGGTCTTCACCTGCATTGTATGACTTTAGTTGTTCCAGTATACTAAAATCACTTTGCTCCAAAG GCAAAGTGAGAATCGTGGTCATCACAGAGAAGTTAACTTGGCAAAACGCTTTGGATTACTGTCTTGCCAATCACTCAGGCCTGCTGCAGATTGAGAATAAGAGCGATCAGGAGGATGTTGTTGAAATCTTAAAAAACTTCAACGTCGAGGGTCCTTTCTGGATCGGCCTGAGTCAGAGTCGTGTCTTCGGGTTCTGGATTTGGAGCAACAGGTGGGTGACCTACAGCAACTGGGTGAACAACCAAACGCTGGAGATGCCCTTGTCTGAAAACTGCGGCGTATTCAAC CTCACAGTGCGGACTCGTGTGCTGGAGCTTCTGAGCCTCTTGTTCATCGCTCATTCCAGACTCTCCCCTTCGACTGGTGCTCAGCTCACATCTCTGACCATCTACATCAAATCAAGGTGA
- the LOC117757590 gene encoding putative C-type lectin domain family 20 member A, which translates to MNLVLFLLCSEFVHFAAAANRFRRFYFNDTKRRTWKDSLEICKNHKMSFVTLYDEADAQSLRTFVTDRRGHTVWLGLRRIRENVTTWSNGDPYTFNLPNVAVNAGKQRCGAVENNVYKDLGCYMSLDFMCYKGDEYHLIENLTKDWCQAQQYCRRHFDDLVSINDETQKTQVVNKGRDKTFWIGLLHDEWEWQDESCSTYRSWEYQGPSDHCTTLDWSLPALYGYKCSNDAKSLCSKGKVRIVVIREKLTWENALDYCLANHSGLLRIEDSNDQEDVVEILKNFKVTDTLWIGLRQSRVFGFWIWSDRGVTYSNWENNQMPEMPSSENCGVFNVTNSKWRDENCLHEHPFLCEEEISFNN; encoded by the exons ATGaaccttgtgttgttcctgctgtgttcag AATTTGTTCACTTTGCAGCTGCAGCTAATCGTTTCCGACGGTTCTACTTTAATGACACAAAGCGACGCACTTGGAAAGATTCATTAGAGATATGTAAAAATCATAAGATGTCATTTGTAACTCTGTACGATGAGGCGGATGCCCAGTCTCTTCGAACATTTGTCACGGATCGTCGAGGTCATACCGTCTGGCTCGGTCTTCGAAGGATTCGAGAGAACGTCACCACTTGGTCGAACGGCGACCCTTATACATTCAATCTACCAAATGTGGCTGTAAATGCAGGGAAGCAAAGATGTGGAGCTGTCGAAAATAACGTATATAAGGATTTGGGCTGTTACATGAGTTTAGATTTCATGTGCTACAAGG GAGATGAATACCACCTGATTGAAAATTTGACAAAGGACTGGTGTCAGGCACAGCAGTACTGCAGAAGACACTTCGATGACCTAGTCAGCATCAATGATGAAACCCAAAAAACACAAGTGGTCAACAAAGGACGAGACAAAACCTTTTGGATTGGACTCCTGCACGATGAATGGGAGTGGCAGGACGAGAGCTGCTCGACGTACAGATCGTGGGAATACCAAGGACCATCAGATCATTGTACAACTCTGGATTGGTCTTTACCTGCATTGTATGGATATAAATGTTCCAATGACGCAAAATCACTTTGCTCCAAAG GCAAAGTGAGAATCGTGGTCATCAGAGAGAAGTTAACTTGGGAAAACGCTTTGGATTACTGTCTTGCCAATCACTCAGGCCTGCTGCGGATTGAGGATTCGAACGATCAGGAGGATGTTGTTGAAATCTTAAAAAACTTCAAGGTCACTGATACTTTGTGGATCGGCCTGAGGCAGAGTCGTGTCTTCGGGTTCTGGATTTGGAGCGACAGGGGGGTGACCTACAGCAACTGGGAGAACAACCAAATGCCGGAGATGCCCTCGTCTGAAAACTGCGGCGTATTCAACGTGACTAACTCCAAGTGGCGGGATGAAAACTGTTTGCACGAGCACCCATTTCTTTGTGAGGAGGAGATTTCTTTCAATAACTAA
- the si:dkey-61f9.1 gene encoding putative C-type lectin domain family 20 member A: protein MNLVLFLLCSGFVHFAAAANRFRRFYFNDTEPRSREDSLEICKNHSMSFVTLYDEADAQSLYEFVSNRNGHMVWLGLRRIRENVTTWSNGDPYTFNLPNVAVNAGEQRCGAVENNVYKDLGCYMSLDFMCYKGDEYHLIENLTKDWCQAQQYCRRHFDDLVSINDETQKTQVVDKGRDKTFWIGLLHDEWEWQDESCSTYRSWEYQGPSDDCTAQGRSSPALYDFSCSSDAKSLCSKGKVRIVVITEKLTWENALDYCLANHSGLLRIEDSNDQEDVVEILKNFNITDTLWIGLRQSRVFGFWIWSDRGVTYSNWENNQTLEMPLSENCGVFNVTNSKWRDENCLHEHPFLCEEEISFNN, encoded by the exons ATGaaccttgtgttgttcctgctgtgttcag GATTTGTTCACTTTGCAGCTGCAGCTAATCGTTTCCGACGGTTCTACTTTAATGACACAGAGCCACGCAGTCGGGAAGATTCGTTAGAGATATGTAAAAATCATAGTATGTCATTTGTAACTCTGTACGATGAGGCAGATGCCCAGTCTCTTTATGAATTTGTCTCGAATCGTAACGGTCATATGGTCTGGCTCGGTCTTCGAAGGATTCGAGAGAACGTCACCACTTGGTCGAACGGCGACCCTTATACATTCAATCTACCAAATGTGGCTGTAAATGCAGGGGAGCAAAGATGTGGAGCTGTCGAAAATAACGTATATAAGGATTTGGGCTGTTACATGAGTTTAGATTTCATGTGCTACAAGG GAGATGAATACCACCTGATTGAAAATTTGACAAAGGACTGGTGTCAGGCACAGCAGTACTGCAGAAGACACTTCGATGACCTAGTCAGCATCAATGATGAAACCCAAAAAACACAAGTGGTCGACAAAGGACGAGACAAAACCTTTTGGATTGGACTCCTGCACGATGAATGGGAGTGGCAGGACGAGAGCTGCTCGACGTACAGATCGTGGGAATACCAAGGACCATCAGATGATTGTACAGCTCAGGGACGGTCTTCACCTGCATTGTATGACTTTAGTTGTTCCAGTGACGCAAAATCACTTTGCTCCAAAG GCAAAGTGAGAATCGTGGTCATCACAGAGAAGTTAACTTGGGAAAACGCTTTGGATTACTGTCTTGCCAATCACTCAGGCCTGCTGCGGATTGAGGATTCGAACGATCAGGAGGATGTTGTTGAAATCTTAAAAAACTTCAACATCACTGATACTTTGTGGATCGGCCTGAGGCAGAGTCGTGTCTTCGGGTTCTGGATTTGGAGCGACAGGGGGGTGACCTACAGCAACTGGGAGAACAACCAAACACTGGAGATGCCCTTGTCTGAAAACTGCGGCGTATTCAACGTGACGAACTCCAAGTGGCGGGATGAAAACTGTTTGCACGAGCACCCATTTCTTTGTGAGGAGGAGATTTCTTTCAATAACTAA